In one Pseudodesulfovibrio tunisiensis genomic region, the following are encoded:
- a CDS encoding AEC family transporter has protein sequence MLMTVVSTLLPLFLMVLGGWYAQRRGILADGSAAALNDFVYYFALPALIFVSLATTPISEIFQFRFIAGFTLAMFASYILMFLVSAIFFKAHHTESCLRSTSASYPNCAYLGFPIILSLFHGSREAYVASTLAVLVPTLIVMLVVAEFEMHRSENKSLLRIMGNVTLTMLKTPVISCAFLGIAFSLCGLTMPEFLANGLRSFGMASIPCALFAVGMLMCGLESDLKIRNILSVNLVKIVIHPILAAVFLLLFDVSGKMLLMGILLAGMPTAALACVFSQVYNTCESETSATVFLSMLLYVPTFSITLMVADGFGLVVG, from the coding sequence ATGTTGATGACGGTTGTTTCCACGCTTCTGCCGTTGTTTCTCATGGTGTTGGGTGGATGGTATGCACAGCGCAGGGGGATTCTTGCGGACGGCAGTGCGGCCGCCCTGAATGATTTCGTGTATTATTTCGCCTTGCCCGCGCTGATTTTCGTTTCCCTGGCCACTACGCCCATCAGCGAGATTTTCCAGTTCCGTTTCATCGCCGGATTCACGCTGGCCATGTTCGCTTCCTATATCCTCATGTTTCTGGTTTCCGCCATTTTCTTCAAGGCGCATCATACGGAAAGCTGCCTGCGCTCCACGTCGGCCAGCTATCCGAACTGCGCGTATCTCGGGTTCCCGATCATCCTGTCCCTGTTTCACGGCAGCCGGGAGGCGTATGTCGCGTCCACGCTGGCCGTGCTGGTGCCCACGCTCATCGTCATGCTGGTCGTGGCCGAGTTCGAGATGCATCGCAGCGAGAACAAGTCCCTGTTGCGCATCATGGGCAACGTGACCCTGACCATGCTGAAGACTCCGGTCATTTCGTGCGCCTTTCTGGGCATCGCGTTTTCCCTGTGCGGTCTGACCATGCCGGAATTTCTGGCCAACGGTCTGCGCAGTTTCGGCATGGCCTCGATCCCCTGTGCCCTGTTCGCGGTGGGCATGCTCATGTGCGGGCTGGAATCGGACCTGAAGATTCGCAACATCCTGTCCGTGAATCTGGTCAAGATCGTGATTCATCCGATTCTGGCCGCCGTGTTTCTGCTGCTGTTCGACGTGTCCGGCAAGATGCTGCTCATGGGCATCCTGCTGGCCGGAATGCCTACGGCCGCGCTGGCCTGCGTGTTTTCGCAGGTCTACAACACCTGCGAGTCCGAGACCTCGGCCACGGTGTTTCTGTCCATGCTTCTCTATGTTCCCACATTCTCGATCACGTTGATGGTGGCTGACGGGTTCGGGCTTGTGGTCGGATAG
- a CDS encoding quaternary amine ABC transporter ATP-binding protein, with amino-acid sequence MDKIKVENLYKIFGPQPAKVIPMLEKGMAKDEVKEKTRHGVGVNNVSFTVEEGEIVVVMGLSGSGKSTLVRCINRLINPTRGSVFIDGTDVTKLDREGLRKLRQEKLGMVFQNFALFPHRTVCQNTEYGLEIQGVDPSVRREKAYEALDLVGLAGWEESMPGQLSGGMQQRVGLARALALDPDILLMDEAFSALDPLIRRDMQDELINLQERMHKTILFISHDLDEALKLGDRIILMKDGEIVQVGTPEDILTSPADDYVSRFVEDVDITKVLTAESVMKKSEAVGYLKTDGPRAALRKMRKNSISSLFVLDEHRRLMGVVSAQDCARLVEQGKRDLREAVCTGCKTVHMDTPAQDLFVIMQDITYPLGVVDDDNRFKGVIVRGSLIGALAERGGN; translated from the coding sequence ATGGATAAAATCAAAGTAGAGAATCTTTACAAAATCTTTGGTCCTCAACCGGCCAAAGTCATCCCCATGCTCGAAAAGGGCATGGCAAAGGATGAGGTCAAGGAAAAGACAAGGCACGGCGTGGGCGTGAACAACGTCTCCTTTACCGTGGAGGAAGGGGAAATCGTGGTGGTCATGGGCTTGTCCGGCAGCGGAAAGTCCACGCTGGTCCGCTGCATCAACAGGCTCATCAACCCCACCCGCGGCAGCGTGTTCATCGACGGAACCGACGTCACCAAACTCGACCGGGAAGGGCTGCGCAAGCTCAGGCAGGAAAAGCTGGGCATGGTGTTTCAGAATTTCGCCCTGTTCCCGCATCGCACGGTTTGTCAGAACACGGAATACGGCCTGGAAATCCAGGGCGTCGATCCGTCCGTTCGCCGCGAAAAGGCCTACGAAGCCCTTGATCTCGTCGGACTTGCAGGCTGGGAGGAGTCCATGCCCGGACAGCTCTCCGGCGGCATGCAGCAGCGCGTGGGCCTTGCCCGGGCCCTGGCGCTCGATCCGGACATCCTGCTCATGGACGAGGCCTTCAGCGCCCTTGACCCGCTCATCCGCCGCGACATGCAGGACGAGCTCATCAATCTTCAGGAACGCATGCACAAGACCATCCTGTTCATCAGCCATGATCTGGACGAGGCGCTGAAACTCGGCGACCGCATCATCCTGATGAAGGACGGGGAAATCGTGCAGGTCGGCACGCCGGAGGACATTCTCACCTCCCCTGCCGACGACTATGTCAGCCGCTTCGTGGAGGACGTGGACATCACCAAGGTCCTGACCGCGGAATCCGTGATGAAAAAATCCGAGGCCGTAGGCTACCTCAAGACGGACGGTCCCAGAGCCGCACTGCGCAAGATGCGCAAGAACAGCATTTCCAGCCTGTTCGTACTGGACGAACACCGCAGGCTCATGGGCGTTGTCAGCGCCCAGGATTGCGCCCGGCTCGTCGAGCAGGGCAAACGCGACCTCAGGGAGGCCGTATGCACGGGCTGCAAGACCGTGCACATGGACACTCCGGCTCAGGACCTGTTCGTCATCATGCAGGACATCACCTATCCGCTCGGGGTGGTGGACGACGACAACCGATTCAAGGGCGTCATTGTCAGGGGATCACTGATCGGTGCCCTGGCCGAAAGGGGAGGCAACTAG
- a CDS encoding ABC transporter permease, whose translation MDIPRIPVGDAIEGLINFLVDHCSFATKAFAAVLEAGLDMVEATMLAMPPWLFTIIVGVMAWRLARSRRVGIFSVAGLLLIWNMGLWKATVSTIALVIVATLVALLIGVPTGILAAMNRYANRTVMPVLDVMQTMPAFVYLIPAIPFFGLGKVAAIFSTVIFAMPPAIRLTCLGIKQVPKELVECADAFGSTRWQRLFKLELPLATPTIMAGVNQTIMLALSMVVIAAMIGAKGLGGEVWKAIQRLQMGHGFEAGIGIVIVAMIMDRVLQKMGTPRKQ comes from the coding sequence ATGGACATACCTCGCATACCCGTCGGTGACGCCATTGAGGGTCTGATAAATTTTCTGGTGGATCACTGCTCCTTCGCCACCAAGGCGTTTGCCGCAGTGCTTGAAGCCGGACTGGACATGGTCGAAGCCACCATGCTCGCCATGCCCCCGTGGCTGTTCACGATCATCGTGGGTGTCATGGCATGGAGACTGGCCCGCAGCCGCAGGGTCGGCATCTTTTCCGTGGCCGGACTTCTGCTCATCTGGAACATGGGACTGTGGAAGGCCACGGTCAGCACCATTGCATTGGTCATCGTCGCCACTCTGGTCGCCCTGCTCATCGGCGTGCCCACCGGCATACTCGCGGCCATGAACCGCTACGCGAACCGGACCGTGATGCCCGTGCTGGACGTGATGCAGACCATGCCCGCCTTCGTCTATCTGATTCCGGCCATCCCGTTCTTCGGTCTGGGCAAGGTGGCGGCCATCTTTTCCACAGTCATTTTCGCCATGCCCCCGGCCATCCGACTGACCTGTCTGGGCATCAAGCAGGTGCCCAAGGAACTGGTGGAATGCGCCGACGCATTCGGCTCCACTCGCTGGCAGCGACTTTTCAAGCTGGAACTGCCCCTGGCCACCCCGACCATCATGGCCGGCGTGAACCAGACCATCATGCTTGCCCTGTCCATGGTCGTGATCGCGGCCATGATCGGCGCAAAGGGCCTTGGCGGCGAAGTCTGGAAAGCCATTCAGCGCCTCCAGATGGGCCATGGCTTCGAGGCGGGCATCGGCATTGTCATCGTGGCCATGATCATGGATCGCGTGCTCCAGAAAATGGGCACACCCCGAAAGCAGTAA
- a CDS encoding glycine betaine ABC transporter substrate-binding protein — translation MKRILTGLMVAALIATLAVPAFAKDKIKIAYVEWSCSTATTNVVKAVLQERMGYDVEILPVAAAVMWQATATGDVDGMASAWLPNTQADYLERMKDKVIDLGPNVTGARLGWAVPDYVTVDSIADLNRYADKFKGRVIGIDPGAGIMRLSEKALEDYKLDDMELMEGSGATMTASLGMAIKRNEWVVVTAWSPHWLFGRWNVKYLDDPKGTLGKAETINTVVRLGLKEDHPDVYSFLDKFHWKDVNQLQMVMAWNQEEGADPYENAKKFIRENKEQVDSWLK, via the coding sequence ATGAAACGGATTCTGACCGGACTCATGGTGGCAGCACTCATCGCCACCCTTGCCGTCCCCGCGTTTGCCAAGGACAAGATCAAGATCGCCTACGTGGAATGGTCCTGCTCCACGGCCACCACGAACGTGGTCAAGGCCGTGCTTCAGGAACGCATGGGCTATGACGTGGAAATCCTGCCCGTTGCCGCCGCCGTGATGTGGCAGGCCACTGCCACCGGCGATGTCGACGGCATGGCATCCGCATGGCTGCCCAACACGCAGGCCGACTATCTGGAACGCATGAAGGACAAGGTCATCGACCTCGGCCCGAACGTGACCGGTGCTCGTCTTGGCTGGGCTGTCCCCGATTACGTGACCGTGGATTCCATTGCCGACCTGAACAGGTACGCCGACAAATTCAAGGGCCGCGTCATCGGCATCGATCCGGGTGCAGGCATCATGCGCCTGTCCGAAAAGGCCCTCGAGGACTACAAGCTTGACGACATGGAACTCATGGAAGGCTCCGGCGCGACCATGACCGCCAGCCTCGGCATGGCCATCAAGCGCAACGAATGGGTTGTTGTCACGGCCTGGTCACCGCATTGGCTGTTCGGCCGCTGGAACGTGAAATACCTTGATGACCCCAAGGGCACTCTGGGCAAGGCCGAAACCATCAATACCGTGGTGCGTCTCGGCCTCAAGGAAGATCACCCCGATGTCTATTCCTTCCTCGACAAATTCCATTGGAAGGACGTGAACCAGCTTCAGATGGTCATGGCCTGGAATCAGGAAGAAGGCGCCGATCCGTATGAAAACGCCAAAAAATTCATCCGGGAAAACAAGGAACAGGTTGATTCCTGGCTGAAATAA
- a CDS encoding glycosyltransferase family protein encodes MYRLNCVLHILDFNPLIVGDPGWNDLLAGREGWRYHPELSYYDDLPDFYPASAVNFNCTSRQMKGAVNQRVFDVPCCGAFLITDHRAQVENLFEPEREIVFYRTEDEIPALVDMYLNAPDRRESVTRAARKRILAEHTYDHRMVTLMEAMRETFA; translated from the coding sequence ATGTACCGGCTGAACTGCGTGCTGCACATTCTGGATTTCAATCCCCTGATAGTGGGCGATCCGGGCTGGAACGACCTGCTCGCCGGACGCGAGGGCTGGCGCTATCACCCGGAACTCTCCTATTACGACGACCTGCCGGACTTCTATCCGGCCAGCGCCGTGAACTTCAACTGCACCAGCCGACAGATGAAGGGAGCCGTGAACCAGCGCGTGTTCGACGTGCCGTGCTGCGGCGCATTCCTGATCACGGACCACCGCGCTCAGGTCGAAAACCTGTTCGAACCGGAAAGGGAAATCGTGTTCTACAGGACCGAGGACGAAATTCCGGCGCTGGTGGACATGTACCTGAATGCGCCCGACCGCCGCGAAAGCGTGACCCGGGCCGCACGCAAACGCATTCTGGCCGAACATACCTACGACCACCGCATGGTGACGCTCATGGAAGCCATGCGGGAAACCTTTGCCTGA
- a CDS encoding glycosyltransferase family 9 protein: protein MLNSRPILVLQMQRMGDLILTYPLLLWLARTHPDREIMVVAERMFYEPLMRLSPKATYIPWDGVHVLKGKHFHTVINLSIRDQAARLAHDVDAETAIGPVMSPNNVRRVLGNWQLYRTGLVDNNRYNRFHWADLNALDSVPPEIMAKTAFDPPRTLPPGQNRIGLFLGASEQAKRPTPQFWAELVRELLNRGLRPVLFGGPAEIELGREVALMANVPVLDLCGKLGLDEFAIVGQTLCLFITPDTGPMHLAAWTGLKCLNLSMGNVSPWETGPYQPGHFVLRPDMECAEGCWSCTRDRLHCHDPFVPGRIAALAARAALGAEADKLGRMRIPGLRLFQSARTDQGLYRLHPCGDQSPTRGDMTGNFWAAFFRHAFSLENRESVARAWHDLGTAFPDAVETMTEHLPELGSIFSRHLASRSPLSANFRTNAPRELAPFTGFIQMFLPNQDYAPKAWAHAASLLEVLSELARQS, encoded by the coding sequence GTGCTGAACAGCCGCCCCATCCTTGTTCTCCAGATGCAGCGAATGGGCGATCTCATTCTCACCTATCCGCTGCTCCTCTGGCTCGCCCGCACCCATCCGGACCGGGAGATCATGGTGGTGGCCGAGCGCATGTTCTACGAACCGCTCATGCGCCTGTCCCCGAAAGCCACCTACATACCATGGGACGGGGTCCACGTTCTCAAGGGAAAGCATTTCCATACCGTCATCAATCTCAGCATCCGGGATCAGGCCGCACGACTGGCCCACGACGTGGACGCGGAAACCGCAATCGGCCCTGTCATGAGCCCGAACAACGTGCGCCGCGTGCTCGGCAACTGGCAGCTCTACCGCACCGGACTGGTGGACAACAACCGCTACAACCGCTTTCACTGGGCCGACCTCAATGCTCTGGATTCGGTACCGCCCGAAATCATGGCGAAAACCGCATTCGATCCGCCGCGCACCCTGCCTCCGGGCCAGAACCGCATCGGACTTTTTCTCGGAGCCAGCGAACAGGCCAAACGTCCGACCCCGCAATTCTGGGCCGAACTGGTACGCGAGCTCCTGAACCGGGGATTGCGTCCCGTGCTTTTCGGCGGCCCGGCCGAAATCGAACTGGGCCGGGAAGTGGCGCTCATGGCCAACGTGCCCGTGCTCGATCTCTGCGGCAAACTCGGTCTGGACGAATTCGCCATCGTGGGCCAGACACTGTGCCTGTTCATCACCCCGGACACCGGCCCCATGCACCTTGCCGCCTGGACCGGACTCAAATGCCTGAACCTGAGCATGGGCAATGTCAGCCCGTGGGAAACCGGCCCGTACCAGCCCGGCCACTTCGTGCTCCGGCCGGACATGGAATGCGCCGAGGGATGCTGGAGCTGCACCAGAGATCGCCTGCACTGCCACGACCCGTTCGTTCCCGGGCGGATAGCGGCTCTGGCCGCACGCGCGGCCTTGGGCGCGGAGGCCGACAAACTCGGCAGAATGCGAATTCCGGGACTGCGGCTGTTCCAGTCCGCCCGCACGGATCAGGGGCTCTACCGCCTGCACCCGTGCGGGGACCAGTCCCCCACTCGCGGCGACATGACCGGAAACTTCTGGGCCGCATTTTTTCGGCATGCCTTTTCCCTTGAGAACAGGGAAAGTGTTGCCCGCGCCTGGCATGATCTGGGAACGGCCTTTCCCGATGCCGTGGAAACCATGACCGAACACCTGCCTGAACTGGGATCGATTTTCAGCCGACACCTTGCGTCGCGCAGCCCTCTGAGCGCGAATTTCCGAACCAACGCGCCCCGGGAGCTCGCTCCCTTCACCGGCTTCATTCAGATGTTTCTGCCCAATCAGGACTATGCTCCAAAGGCATGGGCGCATGCCGCAAGCCTGCTGGAAGTGCTCTCGGAACTGGCTCGCCAATCCTGA
- a CDS encoding flagellar hook-length control protein FliK, translating to MQNIPAIAEDVVEQFKAAKSNSRISEGNSGDMFAALFERHSELVDEELSLAPLSHTERMAEKAPASASASAAATREDEEDSTVLRPAHEAVEQEDREMPGRERKMTEEEFDELKDDLKEYGLSDEEIKELENRVSGEKGMTWGEFVQTLAQKMADMRKVSLTDDQVRELDSFFSRFGFNKQESAKLINQLQNGETGKVMAAMQAKLDAMPQDQPLFLAKGEVEAFVASLNASKELAARMKELLGQQTLPKDIKEAFTALRKDMARADRKDMKLIRSVGRELAKAVDETTQGSSVARDLGEAVDLRPRTEGSEAKADAHRDFNQAADKREQQAPGMMARRSAEVDPNPAAGKQDSEADEQKQAWKEFFDRLRTDDTTKQSAQPRSRESLEQVLKGELAEARAQTDAKLQTREKITAPKLARQVESAFLKNLSNGTKQLNLQLTPENLGKLSIVLSVQNKEVNAVIRTENHEAAKLINDQLDSIRNTLESQGLKVDKLEVQAGLANNQDNSQWQGEMQHNLARERESLAFMRNHLRTMRGEQGDVAQDMQSIREQAIHAAHGLHVVA from the coding sequence ATGCAGAATATTCCCGCCATAGCCGAAGACGTCGTCGAACAGTTCAAGGCAGCCAAATCGAATTCCCGGATTTCCGAAGGAAACAGCGGGGACATGTTTGCGGCCCTGTTCGAACGGCATTCCGAACTCGTGGATGAGGAATTGTCCCTTGCCCCCCTGTCCCATACCGAACGCATGGCGGAAAAGGCCCCGGCCTCGGCCTCGGCTTCCGCCGCCGCAACACGCGAAGATGAAGAGGACTCCACAGTCCTGCGCCCGGCGCATGAAGCCGTTGAGCAGGAGGACAGGGAAATGCCCGGCCGCGAGCGGAAGATGACCGAAGAGGAGTTCGACGAACTCAAGGACGATCTCAAGGAATACGGCCTGAGCGACGAGGAGATAAAGGAACTGGAAAACAGGGTGTCGGGCGAAAAGGGCATGACGTGGGGCGAATTCGTCCAGACGCTTGCTCAAAAGATGGCCGACATGCGCAAGGTTTCCCTGACCGACGATCAAGTCAGGGAACTCGATTCCTTTTTTTCCAGATTCGGCTTCAACAAGCAGGAAAGCGCCAAGCTGATCAACCAGCTGCAAAACGGCGAAACCGGCAAGGTCATGGCCGCGATGCAGGCCAAACTCGATGCCATGCCTCAGGATCAGCCCCTGTTTCTGGCAAAGGGCGAAGTCGAGGCATTCGTGGCCTCCCTGAACGCGTCCAAGGAACTGGCCGCGCGCATGAAGGAACTTCTGGGACAGCAGACCCTGCCCAAGGACATCAAGGAAGCCTTCACGGCCCTGCGCAAGGACATGGCCCGCGCCGACCGGAAGGACATGAAGCTGATCCGCTCCGTGGGCAGGGAACTGGCCAAGGCCGTTGACGAGACCACGCAGGGTTCCTCGGTAGCCAGGGATCTGGGCGAGGCCGTGGACCTCAGGCCGAGGACCGAAGGCAGCGAAGCCAAGGCCGACGCCCATCGGGACTTCAATCAGGCCGCGGACAAGCGCGAGCAGCAGGCTCCGGGCATGATGGCCCGCAGATCCGCAGAGGTCGATCCCAATCCGGCAGCCGGGAAGCAGGATTCCGAGGCCGACGAACAGAAGCAGGCATGGAAGGAATTCTTCGACAGGCTGCGGACCGACGACACAACGAAGCAGTCCGCACAGCCCCGAAGCCGCGAATCCCTGGAACAGGTGCTCAAGGGCGAACTGGCCGAAGCCAGAGCCCAGACCGATGCCAAGCTTCAGACACGGGAAAAAATTACCGCTCCCAAGCTGGCGCGTCAGGTGGAATCCGCATTCCTGAAGAATCTTTCCAACGGCACCAAGCAGCTCAATCTCCAGCTCACCCCGGAAAATCTGGGCAAGCTCAGCATCGTCCTCTCCGTGCAGAACAAGGAAGTGAACGCGGTGATCCGGACCGAGAACCACGAGGCGGCCAAGCTCATCAACGATCAGCTTGATTCCATCCGCAATACGTTGGAATCACAGGGTCTCAAGGTGGACAAGCTCGAAGTGCAGGCCGGGCTGGCCAACAATCAGGACAACAGCCAGTGGCAAGGCGAGATGCAGCACAATCTGGCCCGCGAACGGGAATCTCTGGCCTTCATGCGCAACCACCTCCGCACCATGCGCGGAGAACAGGGCGACGTGGCCCAGGATATGCAATCCATACGTGAGCAGGCAATTCATGCCGCACACGGACTGCACGTTGTAGCGTAA
- a CDS encoding flagellar hook assembly protein FlgD, with protein sequence MGYVDTGHILSGQEARLAASNTPDQKKSMDQEAFLTILVAQLTHQDPLNPMEDTEMTSQLAEFSSLEQLTSINSSVKSLGNSLDRSDMLSAVSFIGKSVRAEGYKVTKSGEDVSKIYYGFGEAVAKIKMNIYDKEGAIVRTIDIGSKQPGTYNFTWDGKNEKGQPLPDGIYSVGILGEDKDGKPVMVKSEVEGKVDGVVTENGVNYLRLEDGRFVNFLNVKEVVNAGSEHTGEDSGEDAGEDGSDTETS encoded by the coding sequence ATGGGTTACGTCGATACCGGTCACATTCTTTCGGGACAGGAAGCGCGCCTCGCGGCTTCCAACACCCCGGATCAGAAAAAGAGCATGGATCAGGAAGCCTTCCTGACCATTCTGGTGGCGCAGCTTACGCATCAGGACCCGTTGAATCCCATGGAGGACACGGAGATGACGTCCCAGCTGGCTGAATTTTCCAGTCTGGAACAGCTCACCAGCATCAACTCCTCGGTCAAGAGTCTGGGCAATTCCCTTGATCGCTCGGACATGCTCTCGGCCGTGAGCTTCATCGGCAAGTCCGTACGCGCCGAAGGCTACAAGGTCACCAAGTCCGGCGAGGACGTGAGCAAGATCTACTACGGGTTCGGCGAAGCCGTGGCCAAGATCAAGATGAACATCTACGACAAGGAAGGCGCCATCGTCCGGACCATCGACATCGGCAGCAAGCAGCCCGGCACCTACAACTTCACGTGGGACGGCAAGAACGAAAAGGGTCAGCCCCTGCCGGACGGCATCTACTCCGTGGGCATTCTGGGCGAGGACAAGGACGGCAAGCCCGTCATGGTCAAGTCCGAGGTCGAAGGCAAGGTGGATGGCGTGGTCACGGAAAACGGCGTCAACTACCTCCGTCTGGAGGATGGCCGCTTCGTGAACTTCCTGAACGTCAAGGAAGTGGTGAATGCCGGCTCCGAACACACGGGCGAAGACTCGGGAGAGGATGCCGGGGAAGATGGTTCCGACACGGAAACTTCATAG
- a CDS encoding flagellar hook protein FlgE: MSLGASLYSGITGLSVHSERMTVIGNNLANVNTTGFKGARMYFEDLMSQDFSTVNGIGQVGRGVRVAAIYSDFGAGASESSTEATDMAISGEGFFTVSPKGTENKYYSRAGNFRFDKDGYLVDPHGYVVQGWEIEQSSASTATSSQATLSASSNTRIVGVPTDIRLENFQSPPKATSQISIISNLDPSSSDNSTWSTGSPYFALLNNWDGTAETPLASANYAYSSTMKVFDEIGTAHNMTVYFDPVTLSNAGGDTVWEYIVTVDPSEDGRILSDGSGNLTRMDTTSAAGLLMAGTLTFRTGQLVSMSSFTLKSNGGGNPGGGAKDLGSWSLADFSTQGYPLLAPNFLAKSNASLADAENAMPIEMNFGIRNRDLSSNGSGPLTRGWSSSLGTLPTRANATQLTYIDNTGWLPGFKDPSLSALATQSFDTGGSSTLFQSQDGYSAGILQNISVSREGVLTGHYSNGQVLELYAVTLATFTNEHGLRREGGNLFSETRQSGPALTGQAGTAGKGTVDGNALEMSNVDMANEFVRMITTQRGFQANTKVITTTDSMLGEVISMKR; this comes from the coding sequence ATGAGTTTAGGAGCGTCACTCTATTCCGGGATAACCGGCCTTTCGGTGCATTCCGAAAGAATGACCGTCATCGGCAACAACCTCGCCAATGTGAACACCACCGGGTTCAAAGGCGCGAGAATGTATTTCGAAGACCTGATGAGCCAGGACTTCTCCACGGTCAACGGCATCGGCCAGGTCGGCCGAGGCGTACGCGTGGCAGCCATCTACTCGGACTTCGGCGCAGGCGCGTCGGAATCGTCCACCGAGGCGACCGACATGGCCATTTCCGGAGAAGGGTTCTTCACGGTCTCGCCCAAGGGTACGGAAAACAAGTACTACAGCCGGGCTGGCAACTTCCGGTTCGACAAGGACGGGTATCTGGTGGACCCGCACGGCTACGTGGTGCAGGGCTGGGAAATCGAGCAGAGTTCCGCGTCGACCGCGACTTCGTCCCAGGCGACCCTGTCCGCATCCTCCAACACCCGAATAGTGGGCGTGCCCACGGACATCCGGCTGGAAAACTTCCAGTCCCCGCCCAAGGCGACCAGCCAGATTTCCATCATTTCCAATCTGGACCCCAGCTCCTCGGACAACTCGACCTGGAGCACGGGCAGCCCCTATTTCGCGCTGCTCAACAACTGGGACGGCACCGCGGAAACCCCGCTGGCCTCGGCCAACTATGCCTACAGCAGCACCATGAAGGTGTTCGACGAGATCGGCACGGCCCACAACATGACCGTGTACTTCGATCCGGTCACCCTGAGCAATGCGGGGGGCGACACGGTATGGGAATACATCGTCACCGTGGACCCGTCCGAGGACGGACGCATCCTGTCCGACGGCTCGGGCAACCTCACCCGCATGGACACCACGTCCGCGGCCGGATTGCTCATGGCCGGCACCCTGACCTTCCGCACCGGCCAGCTCGTGAGCATGAGTTCCTTCACCCTGAAATCCAATGGCGGCGGCAATCCCGGCGGCGGAGCAAAGGATCTGGGAAGCTGGTCTCTGGCCGACTTCTCGACCCAGGGATACCCCCTGCTCGCTCCCAACTTTCTGGCAAAATCCAATGCCAGCCTTGCCGATGCGGAAAACGCCATGCCCATTGAAATGAACTTCGGCATCCGCAACAGGGACCTGTCCAGCAACGGTTCCGGTCCCCTGACCCGAGGCTGGTCCTCGTCGCTGGGCACACTGCCCACGCGGGCCAACGCCACCCAGTTGACCTACATCGACAACACGGGCTGGCTCCCGGGCTTCAAGGACCCATCCCTGAGCGCGCTGGCCACCCAGAGCTTCGACACGGGCGGTTCCTCGACCCTGTTCCAGAGCCAGGACGGCTATTCCGCAGGCATCCTGCAGAACATCTCCGTCTCCCGGGAGGGCGTGCTCACCGGCCACTACTCCAACGGACAGGTGCTGGAACTCTATGCCGTGACACTGGCCACCTTCACCAACGAGCACGGATTGCGGCGCGAAGGCGGCAACCTGTTCTCGGAAACCCGGCAGTCCGGCCCGGCCCTGACAGGTCAGGCTGGCACGGCGGGCAAGGGCACGGTGGACGGCAACGCACTGGAAATGTCCAACGTGGACATGGCCAACGAATTCGTGCGCATGATCACGACCCAACGCGGATTCCAGGCAAACACCAAGGTCATCACGACCACGGATTCCATGCTCGGCGAAGTCATCTCCATGAAGCGCTAA